TTTTTGTTTGGCAGCTCTTGCGAGATCGCCTCCCATCTAGCAGGGAGGTGATCAAACGGCACAACCATGGGGATGGGTTGTGCCCGCTTTGTGGTGTTTCAAAGACATGGACGCACATCTTATTCTTGTGCACATCGGCGAGATTACTTTGGAGTTTCGCCTGTGAGGCTCTGGACCTGGTTGGGTTCCTCGAAACCCGTGCCCACCAGACCGAAAGGAGGAGACGCCCCTTCTAGCATAACAATATGGTGGTGGTTATTGAGCGAGTATTTCTTAGGCGGGCCTCTAACTCTATCTTCAAATTCCTTGCCTTTTTGCAGCACCGTCACCCGCTTTCTAGACAACAAGGTTACAACCGGCTTGGCCACATGATGGACGCGATGACTATTGTTGCACGCCATCTTGCTTAGCCACAGATCTCCTGAGCTAGCTCCCCCCCCNNNNNNNNNNNNNNNNNNNNNNNNNNNNNNNNNNNNNNNNNNNNNNNNNNNNNNNNNNNNNNNNNNNNNNNNNNNNNNNNNNNNNNNNNNNNNNNNNNNNNNNNNNNNNNNNNNNNNNNNNNNNNNNNNNNNNNNNNNNNNNNNNNNNNNNNNNNNNNNNNNNNNNNNNNNNNNNNNNNNNNNNNNNNNNNNNNNNNNNNNNNNNNNNNNNNNNNNNNNNNNNNNNNNNNNNNNNNNNNNNNNNNNNNNNNNNNNNNNNNNNNNNNNNNNNNNNNNNNNNNNNNNNNNNNNNNNNNNNNNNNNNNNNNNNNNNNNNNNNNNNNNNNNNNNNNNNNNNNNNNNNNNNNNCAGACTTTTTTATTTCCAGTGCAGCACTAAAGCCTGTTTTTGAGAGAGATATTTTGGCTAGCCAAGTTTTCGGTGGGCTTGACTTTGGCTCAAACCAAACACAAAATTCAtcctaaggcctcctttggtttgtaatagcaattttgtaggaattctataggataggattttcaaaagaaacattcttttgaagccctttggtttgcaGGAACAGATTTTTATTCTTAtgtaggataggaaccaatccttcacatttcaaaggaaaaaaaaacattagcctagacttgaTGGAAAAATTCCATCCTATACATCAAATGTCATCTCTTTTCCTATAGGAATTGAGGTACATGTCTAACTCATTTCCTATGATTTTCCAATTCCTATGACatgcctatcctatgaaccaaaggaagcCTAATAATTTCCAAACAAATATCTCTCATCCAAACGGCACAAGCACCCCCTACAGAAGTAAAACAATATCCAATTGCAATGTATGGATATATATTCTCAGTGTGCTTATACAACATGTTAAAATAACTGAAACGGAAAAGAAAATTAACAGGATGAAAAAAATTAACAACAGCCAATTGTACAGAAGGGTCTAAACATGAAAATAGCACTATGTTATAAGTAGTTAGTCATCATTGTAGCCTTCAATATTCAGTCTTCTTCTGGATCTTCTGGGCGCTGTAAAAAGATAAGATCAAATGAGGAGGGGCCCTTCTCTGGAGCAAATAACAAACGAGAGTATATAGTTCTCATCGTTCCAATCACAGTTATAACCAAGAAATTCAGTATGAAACAATATAACATTCATTGGATCTATGCATCAACTCAGAACCTGAATATTCTGATACAGCGATACTTCTGAAACACTGTCTAATTCAACCCATTGAATAGCAGAAAAGCAAATTCAACAGTAAAAAACAAACACTCGTGCCATCTTTCCTCTTCGTATGTACTCCATGTTGCTCTCTTCTGGAGTTCCAATACCAGATTCCCATACATGGCTGTTGCTGCTAGGGATGCAAGCGGGCATCCCGCATAAGCCCGCCAAAACAGAAATTTAGTTCAAACTGAACTAAAGCTGAACCAGAAAGATTATAACTAAGTCGATCTACTTTGACTATGAAGCGGGGCGGATCGGGCGCCGCTCTGCATCCCTTTTGCTGCCCTACAACAGTATCACTTGAGTCCAGCAACCTCACAGGACCCGGACGGGTCTCTAGCTACCTCACCTTCTACCAGTAGAGACTGGGAACTTCTTTCTTCCTCCTCGTGAGAGTTAAAGACATGGATACGGAGGTCCATCAATTCTAGCAAACCTCGCAGGACCCGGATGGGTCTCCAGCTACCTCACCTTCTACCAATAGAGACTGGGAACTTCTTTCTTCTTCCTCATGAGAGTTCAAtgtaagggggagggggaggggggtggAGGGGCGAAGGTGGAGATCTGGAGAAGCCATCTCGAGCTCACTGGATAGCATGCAGCATCCTCGGATTTAGATATCACAGACTCTGCACCTTCTATTGCGTCGGGATGTGGCCGCACCATGGTTTTTATCCATAAGGCGATGCCTCACCTAAGCAGTAAGGCGACCTGACAGCACCTTGCGTTTCGTTTGCCTTAGGCGCTTAAGCCTCCATTAGGTGGTAAGGCGGGGGTTGATCGACTTTAGAGGCCTTACCGCCTTATAAACCTTGGGCCGTGCCTGGGACTGAAAGAACAAGAGGGGGCAATAAACGGCGGGGGAGAAGTAGaagagggtacgacaccagctgcaggTAAGTAGAGGATGTAGCACCGGTCAAGATGAAGAAGAGGATACGATGTCGGTGACAGGGAAGGAGGTCTCCAAAGGTGGCGGGTTTGAGGTCCTTGCCAGCGGAAGGTTGATACGATCTCACGGTGGCGGTGGGTCGACAGAAGGTCACCAGCAGCGGTGGGTAAACGGGAGCCAGGGCGACAGTGGTTACACGGGAATTCACTATGCAAGACAAAGGAAATGAAGGATGACTGTTTCCATACAATTCGGATGGGTCAAACTCCTTACTGGTCCTCGTTGTTCGGCACAGACCATAGTATTGGGCTTCAAAATCCAATTCTGATTCTATAGCCACCCAAACAGCAGAATTCACAAACATTGTGAACCTAGATCAATAACAGGATAACTACCCTACAGAAGATAGCCAGGTACAAGGTTACAGAGGATGGGGTAGACAATGGTTGAGATGAGAGAACAGATTGATTTTTCAAGCTTGTCTCAAGCATAGATACATATTATCCTTATACAGTGGATGTTTAGATCTTTGACCTTTCCTAATACGGCACGAACTCACAGCCCACCAGCCTCTATTATCATGACCAACCACCTCTTATTCTACAAGGTTGTTGCACCCATGGTTTCATGAGATCAAAAGCCTAATGCGGGTCTAAGATACACAGAAAAATGAAAGCATGCAGATGTCGGAGAAAACTGGTAGGAAATCCTGTCTTTTACAGGCATTTCACAAAGACACTACCTCGGAAACACGAAACAGTACCTATTTAGAAACCACAACATCTGTCTAAAATGTCATCTAACTCGGGCCGAAGATGATCAAAGTTTCAATCAAATATAACCCTTCTAACCAAACAGCAAACCCATTATTTAACAATTTCAGGAAGCAAAAGTATTTACAGCCGAGCAAATCAGGAGAAGCTAAAAAAATAACTGTATGCCAGAGCCTGATCAAACTCAAAACTTCCATGCAAGTTTTAGCCAGTAAACAGTCTACAGATATTTGGATCTCATGCTTGAATAAATGCAGCCAATCAACCATTAACTCAAAGCATGGAGTTCTTGGTCATCGCAACCCGAATCCTGCTAGAATGTATATAAATCGTTAAGAAAAGACTAGTCATGCTGCTGATCTTACCTAGAATTCAATTGGGACAAACGTATCCCCATTAGTACAAGTGACAAAAGACTAGTGAAGCAAAGTTCGAGCATAAGTGATGCAACTGACAAGAGGACAAGAGACAAGCCCATCCAAAACAGGTTTCGTAACAATGTTAATAAAGTGAGAGTTGAAAATGCTCTGTATCGACCTTCAATGCAGTTCTAGGATGGAAAGGTGCTATGCCTATGTAAATATGAGTAATCCGACTGTTATTTAAACATCAAAGAAAAAAATCCAATCATGTTTTACAGACttcaactccgcctatgttgtctcaacatagccggtcccaagcccgggtaaaggaggagggttgtgataggcttggcgagccaacgtaaaaactcagccactcttatggagatgaaacccaaaagattttcgttggggcgtaaccctctcagcgacgcgccacatcggagcccgggtgtggtggaaaatgggcaagggccgggccgtcaccccccaggtggtgcgccgtatcttgatccggatacggtggcgagtgagcgaggatcgggtcgtcgcatccttagtggcgcgctacatcggcacccggatgtagtggaaaatgagcaagggtcttcgcatttgactcgacgagtgcgaagggtaaggaagctagccgagcctaggaggattcgcttaggtagctggaacgtagggtctctgacagggaagcttcgggagctagttgatgcagcggtgaggagaggtgttgatatcctttgtgtccaagaaaccaaatggagaggacagaaggcgaaggaggtggaggataccggcttcaagctgtggtacacggggaaggctgcaaacagaaatggcgtaggcatcttgatcaacaagagcctcaagtatggagtggtagacgtcaagagacgtggggactggattatcctggtcaagctggtagttgaggacttggttctcaatgttatcagctcgtatgccccgcaagtaggccacaatgagaacaccaaggagttctgggaaggcctggaagacatggttaggagtgtaccgattggtgagaagctcttcataggaggagacctcaatggccacgtgggtacatctaacacaggttttgaaggggcgcatgggggctttggctatggcatcaggaatcaagaaggagaagatgtcttaagctttgctctagcctacaacatgattgtagccaacaccctctttagaaagagagaatcacatctggtgacttttagtagtggccaacactctagccagattgatttcatcctctcgggaagagaagataggcgtgcgtgcctagactgtaaggtgatacctggaaagAGTGTTgtgccccagcataagctggtggttgctgacttccgctttcggattcgtgtccagcgggataagcgtgccaaagtcgctagaacgaagtggtggaagctcaagggggaggtagctcaggcgttcaaggagaggatcattaaggagggcccttgggaggaagaaggggatgtggacaatgtgtggatgaagatggcgacttgcattcgtaaggtggcctcggaggagtttggagtgtccaggggaaggagaagcaaagataaggatacctgatggtggaatgatgatgtccagaaggcgattaaagagaagaaagattgcttcagacgcctatacctggataggagtgcaaacaacatagagaagtacaagatggcgaagaaggccgcaaagagagttgttggtgaagcaaggggtcgggcatatggggacctctaccaacggttaggcgcgaaggaaggtgaaagggacatctataagatggccaagatccgagagaggaagacgagggatattggccgagtcaaatgcatcaaggacggagcaggccaactcttggtgaaggacgaggagattaagcatagatggagggagtacttcgaaagctgttcaatggggagaatgagagttctaccattgaactggacgactcctttgatgagaccagcatgcgttttgtgcggcgaatccaagagtctgaggtcaaggaggctttaaaaaggatgaaaggaggcaaggcgatgggccctgattgtatccccattgaggtgtggaaaggtctcggggacatagcgatagtatggctaaccaagcttttcaacctcattttttgggCAAACAAGATGCTAGAAGAATGGAGACAGAGTATATTAGTACCGATCTTTAAGAACAAGGGgggtgttcagagttgtactaattaccgtggaattaagctgatgagccatacaatgaagctatgggagagagagtcattgagcaccgcttaagaagaatgacaagcgtgaccaaaaatcagtttggtttcatgcctgggaggtcgaccatggaagccattttcttggtacacaacttatggagagatatagggagcaaaagaaggacttgcatatggtgttcattgacttggagaaggcctatgataagataccgcggaatgtcatgtggtgggccttggagaaacacagtcccaacaaagtacattaccctcatcaaggacatgtacgataatgttgtgacaagtgttcgaaaagtgatgtcgacactgatgacttcccgataaagataggactgcatcaggggtcagctttgagcccttatctttttgcattggtgatggatgaggtcacaaggaatatacaaggagatatctcctggtgtatgctctttgtggatgatgtggtgctagttgacgatagtgggacgggggtaaataggaaattagagttatggagacaaaccttggaatcgaaagggtttaggcttagtagaactaaaaccgagtacatgatgtgcggtttcagtactactaggtgtgaggaggttagccttgatggccaggtggtaccccagaaggacacctttcggtattgggggtcaatgctgcaggaggatgggggtattgatgaagatgtaacCCATCGAACAAAGCCGGACGGATGAAGTGgcaccaagcttctggcattctctgtgacaagagagtgccacaaaagctaaaaggcaagttctacaggatggcggttcgacccgcaatgttgtatggcgttgagtgttggccgactaaaaggcgacatgttcaacagttaggtgtggcggagatgcgtatgttgagatagatgtgtggccacacgaggaaggatcgagtccggaatgatgatatacaagatagagttgggatagcaccaattgaagagaagcttgtccaacatcgtctgagatggtttgggcatattcagcgcaggcctccagaagctccagtgcatagcggacggctaaagcatgcggagaatgtcaagagagggcggggtagaccgaatttgagatgggaggagtccgttaagagagacctgaaggattggagtatcaccaaagagctagctatggacaggggtgcgtggaagcttgctatccatgtgccagagccatgagttggttgcgagatcttatgggtttcacctctagactaccccaacttgtttgggactaaaggctttgttgttgttgttgttgttatgtttTACAGACTTCGGTGCAAATGTAAAGCAGCACAGAAAGGGTGGCCAGCAGTACAGGCCTACGAGAGGGGAGGGATACAGTACATGACTTTGCGTTTTCTCAAAAAAATGTTAAGCAGAAGCTAGCAAGTAACTTGTCATAGTACCTCGTTTGGGCTCTTTTTAGCAGCTTCTACAGCTTCTGACCCAAAAAAGCTGGAGCCCAAACAAACGGGCTGTTTTCGGCCCGGCTCCTTCGCAGCGCTCCGCGGAAACGCCCCAGAAGCCGCAGCCAGAAAAATGAGCTTCTAGCAGCCGCAGCTGGCTCCTACAACCCGAAGACGATTTTGNNNNNNNNNNNNNNNNNNNNNNNNNNNNNNNNNNNNNNNNNNNNNNNNNNNNNNNNNNNNNNNNNNNNNNNNNNNNNNNNNNNNNNNNNNNNNNNNNNNNNNNNNNNNNNNNNNNNNNNNNNNNNNNNNNNNNNNNNNNNNNNNNNNNNNNNNNNNNNNNNNNNNNNNNNNNNNNNNNNNNNNNNNNNNNNNNNNNNNNNNNNNNNNNNNNNNNNNNNNNNNNNNNNNNNNNNNNNNNNNNNNNNNNNNNNNNNNNNNNNNNNNNNNNNNNNNNNNNNNNNNNNNNNNNNNNNNNNNNNNNNNNNNNNNNNNNNNNNNNNNNNNNNNNNNNNNNNNNNNNNTCTATTTTCTTTCGTCCCCATCACGCCGCCGCATGCTCTCCTGCCTGAACCCCTCTCTTCCCTGGATGCGCCTCTCGTCGGCCGGTCCCCTGCCCCTCCCGCCCGGAGATGTGCCTCACTGGTGAAGACCCGAGGTTGCCGCCCCGAGCTGTTCCCCGTATCCGAGCTGAACGCCTGCATGGTCGCCGCCAGAATCGGACGCCGCACAGACGCCAATGTCGCCGGCCCGCTGCCCTGAACGTCGCATCAACAGCACGCATGCCTCCTGGAGCAAAGCACTGACGCCTCGTCCCGCTGCTTATCCATCTGCAAGTGTGCACGGCGGCGGTGGATGCGTGCGCAGCGGCTGGACAGTGTGCGTAGTTGCTCTGCTCTGCGTGCCCTGCATGTTCTTGCTCAGCATGCCAGCGTGCGTATGTGCTTCTGCGTCCGTGGCCGATATGGTGCTGCTGCTGGCCGATGATGTTATTGGAACAGGAAGCCAGTCTGCTACGATATTGGTATATATTGATAATTCTGGTAAAGACACATCCAGCACTTTGCTTTTAAATTGCTCCTGAGCCTTTTTTTTAACATAATAAATGTCCGACTCTACACAATCTCATATTTCACTGATTAAGATTGAGAGACAGATCGAAAAAAAAGATTGGGAGATGGTGTATCCGTGTATAACCAAGCTCATTAGTAGAATGGGAGACTGTATTGTCCTATTTTCTGTTCAAACCAGTGATAAAACAACCTTTTTTAAAAGCTGTTAAACGTGTCATTTACACTTCTAACAATACAATCAGTACTTAAATCCAATTTACGGAACAATTGAGGGTATTCTAGTCATTCAACATATTTCAGCATCAGCCGCAGCTGCTACAACATAACTACCAAACGACTACATCTTAGCTTCAACCTTTCAGCCGCAGCTAGCAGCTACAGCCGCTCCTTTCAGCTGGAGCCGTTGCAGCTGCAGCCGAAGAAGTTGCAGCCCAAACAAACACACCCTTAGGCTACAGTTAGCTACGAAAATACACATGGGTTGTCCAATAAAGCAAGGTATGACAGAACCCAAAAGCTCCAAAAGACAAATGAAATCAACCAGTTCAGTGACTAAGAATGTCATACCGGTAGGAAGTCCCAATCTTCCTCTCTCATATCAAAATTTTCAGTAGTTTCTTCATCAAGCAGTAACTgaaccaaaacaaataatatataaATTGCTCATTAGATATCATGTAAAAATCATCTGTTGAAAAACTCACGGTATGCATTCCAGTGTACTCATCATAGTCATGTACAACTGCTGGGACATACCTGAAAGGCAGAATAATGAAAGACAAGGGATTAAACTGGGGCGGAAACTGAAAACGATAGATAAAAGGACATCTAACGCCATCAACCAGATTTGGAGTTGTGAAGGCATACATTTTGTCCCGTCGATTCCATAAACGGATGATCTCCCCAATACAACTATCTGAGGTTGTCTTTCTTTTCTTCATGtcatgctgatcttgtgagctcgCTGAGTTACCATTGTGGAGAACAAATGAGTTGACCGACTTAGACGTGCCAACCATTTTTCTGCAGTTTGAAGATCCACAATGACAATCTTGGTCTGCTCCAAACTGGACAAATCTGTAGATAAGGACAGAGATTAGAAACAGCAACAGTTTTGTGTACACAATGCGATAAAGCAAGGTGGGCGAAACAAATTTGTTTATAATGAAAAAGAATACTTATAAAGTAACCAGGAACCTAAATGAACATACTTATAGTCATAGGTCAGCTCCTCCCCTCTCTCTATGTCACGAAGAGCAAAAATTCCAACTCGGGTCTCTCCATCTACGGTCCTGAAATAACATGATACCAGTAGCAAATATCAGGGTCATCAGCATGGATATAGCATAAGCAATACAATATAACTAACCATTTTTGCATCTCTGTGTTTGGTTCACAACTATGATTGATGAATCTGGACTTGTTCCCCTTGTTTGTTGCATCAATGACCATATTGCTACTGACCTCACAAAGATAGAAGTTAGTGTAACGTTGTCTCTTCATTTTCCATAGTCTTTCCTCGCAAGTTCTGTCATCAATAACTACAATATTGATGCAAGATATATGGATATTAGTTTGATCACCCAGTGTACTATGTGAGTAACCATCATAATATATAATACTTGCATTTGTCTGCATTTCATTTACTTGCTCAAAATAGATTTCAACAAAGCCTTAccttctcctacatattctataacAAATTCTCCTTTCTTTATTTCATCCTCGGCTATCAATCCAAAGCCACATTTCTCTGTCTAGAATAATATAACAGTCTTTTAGGGAACTATTAGGAAGTGAAAAGAATGTATATGCAACAATTAAACGTATTATGAAACAATTAAATTTATGCACCACTTCCAACGGAACTTAGAAAACGATCATCAAATAGTAATGTTTGGCTACGCTTCAAAAAATATCAAACATGAAACCACTTGCCTTAGATTCTCTGTAGACTTATTAACACATAAGAGCATACTTTCCTCCTCGCATTTATTTTTGCCAATTGCGAAGTATTTCAGTGTTGAAGTATTGTTTGTGTTAGTGCATGAAGAATGAATATACTGCCCCACAAGATAAAGAAAGTTTCATTAAGGGATTTGCCATGGTTTAAGGTGCAGGGTCAGTTGTGCACAGAATGTGACTATATGTTGGATATTTTGCTAACATACATATAATCTCTATGAAACATGCAGATACAAGGGCCAGCTCAAATATGGAGTACAGGGATAAGTAATGTGGTTCCTAAGAAATCTCTGAATTCTATATAGTTCCAAAAAGAAATACAAAATAACTTGTAGGTAGGAAAACATTATATGTAACATAACATCATAAAGAAAAACAATACCAGACAACACAGAATCATAAATTGACCTAGGGCAACGGTGAAACTGACTATAGAAACAAATGTCTTGAACGGTAAAATCATCAGGATACGTACAACCAAGAAAATGACGCAAATTTAGTTAAGTTGGTCCTGGTGGACAAGGCAAATATAGCAGAAGTTGTCTGCATACAGATTCAACATGTATGTATAGGATATAGCCAAATATGGTAGGTCAAGCATATTTTCCTATGTTTGTATCCCCTAAGATTAACAACTAAACAAAAATTAGGTCGCATAAGGACAACTAACTGGTTAGCTGCACAGACTAACATGACAATTCACCAGAATCAAGAACTTGTGGTGGAAAGAATTGGAGGTCAGAGGAAGCCATGGCCACTGTTGGAGGTGCTGACAGCAGCAAGTTTTGGGAGGGGAGAATATCAGGGGCCAGAAGGCACCTGCAGGGTGAAAAAGGCCTTGCTGTGGTGGATTTGGGCTGCCATGTGAGCATCACTTCAGCAGAGTCATATAGAACAAACAGGATGATCGGACGAGTCAAGGACATGAAAACTTGATGTCAAGGAAACTGAGGCGGCTTGGCGTTGGGGAGCTCACACCAATGGCTGTGAGTTTTAATTATGTCGAACCACAGGCCACGGAAAGCCAGATAGGGAACAGGGAGAAGAACATCCCTGCCCCTACTTCACAGGGTTCATCCCCCAATACACGGTTACCCTACTGTGGTTGAAATAGACCCTATGAAAAAAAAAACTGTGGGAAGAATTCCAGCCAACCAATAAAGCCTACTAGAGGAATTTTCTACCAGGAAACAGGGGAGACCCATTGGCGTACCTAACAAGGGAAGTCTTCACATATAGTTGTTGTTAGACAGAATTGCACCATGTATGGCAGATCAGGTCACAAACACCTGCCTCAAGAAAGGGGTTTGATTCATTCAAGTTGTACTGTCAAAATTACTAACTTCAAACATTGGGAGGTTTTTTTTCTTTAAGCTGTATGTTTTATATTCCATTTTATGTTGCTACCAATCATTTCGTTTACTTTAGTATCCTCAAGAAAGAAAGAATAGAAGTCACTGTACCTGAGCAGTTTATGTAAGGAAATTGTATGCTGAGTTCAAATATGCTTATTTTCAGTAatgaaagagagaaataaaagttaTAGATTGGTCCATGAAAGCAGAATGGCTGGTATACTAACACATAAATATGATGATTATGTGTTTAACTTATATTCCTTTACGTGGGACCTCGTTGCTGCTATTGACTTGTTGATTGGTTGTGGAGTTACAAGCAAGCAAATTAAGTTTTAAGTTCATGGAACTTTTCTGTATTTATTTCTCAATTATTTCGTTCAATCAACCTAACACCTGGATGCAGGTATCAGCTGTTGCAGCACCTCCAGTGCTACAAAAGCTCAGCAACAAGTTCCCTGGGTAAGATTAGATAAACCATGCCATATGTGTATAGCAGGTTCCCGTTGTTTACTCTGTTTTTGGTCTTCAGGTTCCATGTGTACGCAGGGATGATCGATTTTAAAGTAGATGAGAGAGGGTACTGTCTTAAACTTCTTGCTGTCCAATGCTTATACTGTAAAATGTGTACATAACGTTTCCGTTCTTCAATATAATGCATCTGGCCTGTAGGTCAGGCGACCGATCAAACAGAGCAGTGACTAACATCGTTGTTTTGTCCCCGCATGTACATAATTCCAGGTTTGGGAGATGCTGGTGATAGAAGTTTCGCTTCATAGTCGGGCTATTCAGTTTCAATGCAGACTCTGTTCAGTGAGAATCATATATGCTATTTTTTTGAGGATTGCCATACTGGAGTACTTGAGTGTTAAGATTGTACGGCCTTATTCCATCCTTCTCAGCTACACAGCATGGACACGGACAAAACAGCCAAATTGCCGTCCTAGTTCAGCGGGACACAGCGATACGGCTGGATACTCCAGGATTCACGTATCCCCCAGTTTCCCCTGATTTCCGAattagaaaaaaaaaggaaaggcatgGCTGGGACACGTATGGAATACGTTAGGGACACGGGAAACCCAATAAAGGCCTCGGCCCAATATAGCGCCACAAAGGAACGCTGCTCCATGCTACAGCAAATGCGCCGTCGCCTCAACTTGATGCTACTGCCGCCTGGACTCAACGCTACTGCCTCCTGGACTCGACCGCAGACTTGACCGCCACCGCCACCTGGACTCTGCCTCCCGACGGCAACCACGCTCAAGCGGGTAACCCAGCAGCCTCTCCTCAACCTTTTCATCTCTTTGCTCGATTTCTTGATGTTGAGTTGCTGAAGCTTGCTTCCCCATGCGCCCACGCCATTGCTGCTTGCTGTTGAGCTGCCGCTCACTTGAATGCTGATGCTGCTGTTTTGATTGTTGCTTGCAGTCAGGGAGCATGGCATTTGGGAGCGCCACCGCCAGTAGCCAATTTTCCATGGGTGAGCGTGAAGGGCAGCCTGGTCTCAACTCTCTAATAGACTAATACTGGCATTTGCCATTTGatgtattatttttatttttaactcTATGTATATTACATGGCATTTTTTATCTTTTTATATATACTTGCCGTATCCCCGAATGGCTATTTTGAGAAAATGCCGTACCCCGTGTCCCCATATGCGTACCGCCCTGTCGTGTCTCTGTATCCGTGCTTCTTAGCTTCTCa
Above is a window of Triticum dicoccoides isolate Atlit2015 ecotype Zavitan chromosome 5B, WEW_v2.0, whole genome shotgun sequence DNA encoding:
- the LOC119308798 gene encoding histone-lysine N-methyltransferase ASHH3-like, encoding MLADSRSDAGATAACSRSSPTRGSWGPERVFDELTKALKDPADFVDFDLPSALKEWKLGYYIPIKRNVYLTKKRVEDDGIFCSCSLSSGSSVTCGKDCQCGMLFSCCSSNCKCENNCANKSFQLRPLFKTKLIKTEKCGFGLIAEDEIKKGEFVIEYVGEVIDDRTCEERLWKMKRQRYTNFYLCEVSSNMVIDATNKGNKSRFINHSCEPNTEMQKWTVDGETRVGIFALRDIERGEELTYDYKFVQFGADQDCHCGSSNCRKMVGTSKSVNSFVLHNGNSASSQDQHDMKKRKTTSDSCIGEIIRLWNRRDKMYVPAVVHDYDEYTGMHTLLLDEETTENFDMREEDWDFLPRPEDPEED